One window from the genome of Sesamum indicum cultivar Zhongzhi No. 13 linkage group LG15, S_indicum_v1.0, whole genome shotgun sequence encodes:
- the LOC105178103 gene encoding polygalacturonase-like gives MATKFIVAIFLFSALLACNVNAQIPVLYDVRKYGANSGADISQALLKAWKEAIVSVVPSKILIPQGTFTVSQVKLEGPNKAPIELEVQGTLKAFPDPNQLPDKKAEWITINYVNYFTLSGGGVFDGQGQIAWKMNDCHKNKNCPKLPYNLSFNFINNSIIHDVTTKDSKNFHLNCISSHNVTFRHFTISAPDESPNTDGIHLGRSTRINIIDSVIRTGDDCVSIGDDTKEVHIENVTCGPGHGISIGSLGGYATEKDVEGIYVKNYTFIGTGNGVRVKTWPTTPAQLSITNLNFEDLIMDNVSNPIIIDQEYCPHNLCKRDRPSFIKINKVNLKNIRGTTNSEEAVTLLCSKLKPCENVVVGDIDLKYNGNRGPVTTKCVNVQPTFVGKQNPPICATTAHSV, from the exons ATGGCAACAAAATTCATTGTTgctattttcttattttcggCATTGTTGGCTTGCAATGTTAATGCCCAAATTCCTGTGCTATACGATGTTAGAAAGTACGGTGCTAATTCTGGTGCAGACATAAGTCAg GCTTTATTAAAAGCTTGGAAGGAGGCAATCGTATCAGTCGTACcaagcaaaattttgattccCCAAGGTACTTTTACTGTAAGTCAAGTGAAACTGGAAGGCCCCAACAAGGCCCCTATCGAACTTGAAGTACAAGGCACTTTGAAAGCTTTTCCAGATCCCAATCAACTACCTGACAAAAAAGCGGAGTGGATTACTATAAATTACGTCAATTATTTCACCCTTTCTGGTGGTGGAGTTTTTGACGGCCAAGGACAGATAGCCTGGAAGATGAATGATTGccacaaaaataagaattgcCCGAAGCTGCCTTAT AATTTGAGctttaatttcatcaacaacTCCATAATTCATGACGTCACCACCAAAGATAGCAAGAATTTTCACTTGAATTGTATATCCAGCCACAATGTAACATTTCGCCATTTTACAATTTCGGCTCCTGATGAGAGCCCGAACACTGACGGAATCCACTTGGGTCGTTCCACAaggattaatattattgattccGTCATAAGAACAGGAGATGACTGTGTCTCCATCGGTGATGACACAAAAGAAGTTCACATTGAAAATGTGACTTGTGGACCGGGTCATGGGATTAGCATTGGGAGCCTTGGAGGATATGcaactgaaaaagatgtgGAGGGGATATATGTGAAGAATTACACTTTCATTGGAACAGGAAATGGCGTTAGGGTCAAGACATGGCCCACTACTCCAGCTCAGTTGAGCATCactaatttgaattttgaagaCTTAATCATGGACAATGTCAGCAATCCAATCATCATTGATCAAGAATACTGCCCACATAATCTTTGCAAGCGAGAC AGACCATCATTTATCAAGATCAATAAGGTCAACCTTAAAAACATTCGGGGGACGACAAATAGTGAAGAAGCAGTAACGCTTCTCTGCAGCAAGCTTAAGCCCTGTGAGAACGTAGTGGTGGGTGACATTGATCTTAAATACAATGGAAATAGAGGTCCTGTCACCACCAAATGCGTCAATGTCCAACCCACTTTTGTAGGCAAACAAAATCCACCAATCTGTGCAACCACAGCTCATtctgtttaa